TAATATTCTTTTCATTAATCATCATTTACCTCTTTCATATTTATATTATAAACATATTTAAAATCATTCATTTAGGTAGTTTTTTTCTAAATCCATATAATCGTAGCAATGGCCCTTCATTTTCTGCACATTAATTTATTATTATATCACAACATTGGAGTATTTACCCTAATAATCTAGTGCGTCTTGCCATTTAATAACGTATTAATGGATTATAATATATAACAAGAAAAAAAGAAAAATTTAGATATATTTTACACCAAATCAGATAAAAGGTATATAATGGAGTTACTTATACTAAATATACTTTTGTTTCCTATTTATGCAGATGTGGCGGAATTGGCAGACGCACTAGAATCAGGGTCTAGCGCTTTACGGCATGCAGGTTCGATTCCTGTCATCTGCACCAAAAAAAACACTCGTTTTACGAGTGTTTTTTTATTTATCAATTGAATTAGTTAAAATTCCTATATTATAATATTTCAAAATATTATCTTCAGGCAGATCCTTCTTGGAGCAGCCTTTTTATCTGGTAAATACCAACTCTGTATCAGAAGACAGATATTCATTATAACTATATCCCTCTTCATTAAATTCTTTCAGTTCACCTGGCAAAATAATTTCATTCTCAATTATAAACCGGCTCATAAGCCCTCTTGCCCGCTTTGTATAAATAGTTATGACCTTGTGAGTTCCATTTCTATAATCCCTAAACACTGGTGTTATAACCTTTACATTGATTTTGCTCATATCTATTACCGATGAATATTCCTTTGATGCTAAATCTATTAGTATATTATCATTTTGACTTTGTAATTCTTTTTTAAGGTATGTAGTAATCTTATGTTTCCAAAAACTATATAAATTATTACCTCGCCTATTTTTCAACTTAGTTCCCATCTCTAACCTATAAGGTTGGATTAGGTCCAATGGTCTCAATACGCCATATAAACCTGAAAATATTCTTAAATGGTCATTAGCAAAAGATAGCTGTTGTTCACTTAAATCCCCTGTACTTAATCCTTGATATACTGCACCATCATATGCTAATAAGGCTTGTTTACCATTTGACAAGTCATGTACTTCTTTCCACATAATATGCCTCATAAAATTCTGTTGAGCAAGCTTACCGTTTACTTTCAATAATTCTTCCATTTCTGGTGGAGAATATTTTATAAGTTCCTTAATTAGAGTACTTGCTTCCTTGATAAATATAGGTTGTGTATATATATTAGTATTTAGCGCCTCCTCCATTTTCAAAGTTTTTGCTGGTGATAATATGGTAATCATTCGTAATTCACCTCATCATGATTATATCACATTATATTTTTTTATTGAGATTGAGTAATTCTAGTATCTTATTCAATTAAGCCCTTTCTCTGCATTTTTTTTGTATCATGAAACATTGCCATTCCAGTTTTCAATTTTTTGAAATTTAGCTTTTCATAAAAAATCTCTTTGCCTGGCGCTGCGTACAATATAAAATTACATTGAGGAATACATTTTAAAATGTAATTAACAATTTCTCTACCTATGTTTTTACCTTGATATTCAGGTAATACTGCTATATCATAAATTGCAGCTTGGCAAATTCCGTCTGAAAGTGCACGGCCAAATCCAATTAGCTTATCATCATCGAAAGCAAATACTACGATATAACTATTTTCGAAAGCTTTCTTGTGCACCTCATTTTCATAATAAGCCATTCCAACTTTTTTTAATATTTCAGATACACAATTCCAATCAATATTCAAACAATTGTATTGAATTCTTAGGTTCATCCCATCTCCTCCTTCAAGTATTAATGTAATACTATAAAGTAAGTATATACAATTACGTAGCGTGAGGTGCAAGTGAAATTTTCTGTATACATTCCGTATCGGTAGATTTTGCGATATATTTAATTCAACTATCTTTAATTTTGACTGTGACCCTTTTAAAAATCTATAGGGCATATATACTTTAAGTATTACAACTAAAAAGACTGTAATATAGCAATGCCTAATTACAGTCTAAAAACCATCTCTCCGGTTTCCGTGTTACTATGTATATAATATTTTCAAGTTTAAATATATGAATACTTATTAAAGTAAGTGTTTATTTATCAACTATTTATTTAGAACGTCTAAGAATAATTTTACATTGTACTCTTTTTTCCACTCTACAATTTTAGCTTTATATATCTTTTCACTTTCCACATTCAATAAATGTGCTTTTATTGAAGCTGTAACTTCAGCATCTAATGTTCTCTTTACTGATGCTTTTATTGCCTTTGCTTCAATTATGTGATACCCAAATGAGGATTTAACAGGTGAGGATACTTGACCTGCTGTTAGAGTATTTAACCCCGCCATAAAATCCGGGTCATAATTAGTATTAATTTTGGGAACTTCTCCCAAATCTTCAGATATAGGTAATAATTTATCTGCTGGACTTGCTGTAGCTGCCGCCACTTTTACTTTGTTACCTTCATATTGTTTAAATAGAGTGTCAAAAGTTGTAGTCTTATTTTTTATTTTAGCATCTATAGCTTTTGCTTCTGCCTCAGTTTTGAATAATAAATGTCTGGTCATAACCGTTTCCGGATCTACAAAAGTTTCCTTGTTTGCTTCATAGTATTTTTTAATAGCTTCATCAGTTATTTTAACGTCTTTGGTTAAATATTTTACAACTGTCTGACCTATTTCTTGTTCCCTAAAAGCAACTTTTAAAGTGTCTAAAGTATATCCATAAGTTGCTAAATCTGCAGTGAAAGCTGCCTCAGTTTCATAATTTGCTTTTGATTCTGTAATTCT
This DNA window, taken from Clostridium estertheticum, encodes the following:
- a CDS encoding peptidyl-prolyl cis-trans isomerase, giving the protein MKFKKLIITVMIVTMGLILQGCSKGETTKTVEAPAKTVEEKTIVGEVDGKSITLADVYATDLKKKIKELKTKYGEDFATTQDAASKKAFNTSKEQYLNTIVEKTILFKKAAELKITPTEEALTTAVDARITESKANYETEAAFTADLATYGYTLDTLKVAFREQEIGQTVVKYLTKDVKITDEAIKKYYEANKETFVDPETVMTRHLLFKTEAEAKAIDAKIKNKTTTFDTLFKQYEGNKVKVAAATASPADKLLPISEDLGEVPKINTNYDPDFMAGLNTLTAGQVSSPVKSSFGYHIIEAKAIKASVKRTLDAEVTASIKAHLLNVESEKIYKAKIVEWKKEYNVKLFLDVLNK
- the yaaA gene encoding peroxide stress protein YaaA; translated protein: MITILSPAKTLKMEEALNTNIYTQPIFIKEASTLIKELIKYSPPEMEELLKVNGKLAQQNFMRHIMWKEVHDLSNGKQALLAYDGAVYQGLSTGDLSEQQLSFANDHLRIFSGLYGVLRPLDLIQPYRLEMGTKLKNRRGNNLYSFWKHKITTYLKKELQSQNDNILIDLASKEYSSVIDMSKINVKVITPVFRDYRNGTHKVITIYTKRARGLMSRFIIENEIILPGELKEFNEEGYSYNEYLSSDTELVFTR
- a CDS encoding GNAT family N-acetyltransferase: MNLRIQYNCLNIDWNCVSEILKKVGMAYYENEVHKKAFENSYIVVFAFDDDKLIGFGRALSDGICQAAIYDIAVLPEYQGKNIGREIVNYILKCIPQCNFILYAAPGKEIFYEKLNFKKLKTGMAMFHDTKKMQRKGLIE